GTTGCGCGGGCCGTACTTCCAGGTGCGGCCGTGGTCGAGGCTGAACGCGATCCCGTGGCTGCGGTTGTCGTTGCGGGTCCAGAACGCCACCATCGGCGGCGTCGCCGGGTCGGGCGACAGGCCCGAGCTGTTCGCGTAGTCGACGACGCAGGTGCCGGACTGCACGCCGACGTCGAGCGCCTCCTCCCAGAAGGCCGGCTCCAGCTCGGTCCAGCGGACGAGGTCGCGGCTGACCGCGTGGATCCAGCACTTGTTCCAGCGCTGGGCGAAGAGGTGGTATTCGCCGTCGTAATAGACGAGGCCGTTGAGGTCGTTGAGCCAGCCTTCCTCGCGCATCCCGGGGTTGAGCCGATCGACGGTCCACTGCCGCGCGGTGAAGTGGAATCGGGGCCGGTGGTTCTCGCGGTACAGGGGCTGCGCGACGACCGGCGGCCGCTCGGGCCGGTCCGTCTGGACGACGTGGTCGACGTTGACGTGGCCCCAGTCCCCGCTCGCCCGGTCCACGACCCGCACCCTCGCCTCTCGCCCGAGGAACGGGGTCACGTCCCAGCTGCAGGGGCGGAGCAGGTCGCTGTTCGCGCCGGTGGCGCTGCGGACGACCTTGCCGTCGACGACGAGGTCCAGGCAGGTGTCCCTCTCGAACGAGCCGCCGCCGATCACGAACGCGATGAAGCGGCGCTCGACCTGGAAGGGCGGCGACGTGAGCGTCCCGACGGGGCCGTCGCCCGCGAACTCGCTGCTGGCGACGCCGTCGCCGCGGACGCCCGCGATCTCCAGGTCCGCCGCCTTCGCCCCGAGCGCGGGGCCGGACCCGAAGGCCGTGCCCGACGCCTCCCACGGGGCGTGCGCGGCGGCCTCGAACTCGCCGATGACGACGTCGGGGGCGGAGGCCGGCGGCTGGGCGCAGGCCGACAGCAACGACAGACCCAGGGCCAGCGTGGAGAGGGGCACGGCGAGGGCTCCGATCGGGACGCGGCGGGGAGGAGGCCCGCCGCTCCCCGGCGCGGCCTCGGCACGAACCGGCATCCTAGCACGGCGCCGCGGGCCCCACAATTTCCCCGAGGTCGCGGTAGTAGAAGGTCGTGCTGCAGGGCCCGCCCCGGGGCATCAGGGCGTAGCCGGGGACGTCGCCCACGCGCACCCAGCCCAGGCGTTCGTACAGCCGGGCCGCGTCGCCGCCCGTGACGGCGTCGAGCACCAGGAGCGTCCTGCCGCAGTCGCGCGCGACGGCCTCGGCGGCCCGCATCAGCGCCGTCCCCAGGCCCCGGCGACGCGCCCGGCGGTGGACCAGCATCTTCGCCAGGTCGGCGCGGTGGGGCTGGTTCTCGGGCAGGTCGAGCACCAGTTGCACCGTGCCGCACGGGCCGTGCTCGTCCTGGGCCACCAGCAGCGCCCGCTCGCCCGCGGCCACGCCCCGCGCCACGCGGCGCCAGAACGCCAGGGCCCGGTCGCGCGTCAGCGGGTGCATGAAGCTCACCGACGCGTCGCCTTCGACGCAGTCGATCAGCAGGTCGGCGAGCCCGTCGACCATCGCGTCGTCGAGCGTGAGCAGGCGTCGGGGGGGCGGCTCGGTGGTGCTCATGGCTTCGCCGGGGGCTGGGACGCGATCACCACGGCGTAGCGCGCGGGCTCTCGCGTGGGGTTGTGGAACATGGTGGGGCGGTCGAGCTGCATGGCCAGGCAGTCGCCCTCGCGCAGGCGGTAGCGCTCGTCGCCGACCGAGACGTCCATCGCGCCTTCGAGCAGCCAGACCTGCTGGTGCACGATCGCGTCGCGGCCGCCGTTCTCGAAGGCCACGCGGCCCCCGGGCGGGAAGTGCACCTCGACGATCTGCATCGGCTGCGGCGCGCCCGGCGGCGAGACGTTGCGCCGGAGGTAGCCCGAGGCCGGGTCGCGCCACTGCGGCTGGTCCTCCCGCCGGGCCAGCGGCCCGCCCGAGGATCGGGCCGCGGCGGCCGGTGCGTCGAACAACGAGGCCAGCATCACGCCCAGGCCCCCGGCCAGCTTCTCCAGCACGACCGCCGTGGGGCTGGTCTCGCCGCGCTCGACGAGCGAGATCGTCGACCGGCTCACGCCGCTCTTGGCGGCCAGCCCGTCGAGCGAGAGGCCGCTCGCGGCGCGCAGCTCGCGCACGCGGTCGGCGATCCTCCGGTTCAGGTGGGACGCGACGTCTTCCATGTCGGCGAGTTTCCAATATGCTGGAATCGTCGTCAAGGCACCCTCGCCGATTCCAGGATGATGGATCCGCCCAGGTTCAGGGCGCGGCGAACAGGTCGTCCGGGAGGGTGCGGGCCGCGAGTTCGGCGCGGAGGGCGCGGAAATCGGGGCGATGGCGGAGGGGGGCGAAGGCGGGGTCGTCGAGGGCGGCCGCCAGGCGGACGCCGTCGGCGGACTCGGGCCGGGCGGCGGCTTCGCGAAGCGCCGCGATCGCGCGGTCGGCCCGGCCGGCGTCGGACCGGGCGTACACGCGGGCCAGGGCGGCGAGGTCCTCGGGGGTCGTCGGCCGCGCGGCGTCGGCGATTTGGAGGGCCTCGGCGACGCGTCCGCCGCGGGCGAGGGCCTCGGCGCGGCCGAGCGCCAGGGCCTCGCGCGAACGCGCGGGGGCGAGGCCGATCGCGCGATCCCAGTCGGCCAGGGCGGCGGCGAGGTCGGCGGGCTCCTGCGCCGCCAGGGCGCGGGCGTGCGAGGCCAGGACGTCGGCCACGTCCTCCTCGGACGTCGCGTCGCGGCGGGCCTCCAGCGTGCGCCCGGCCGTCGCCAGGGCCCGGTCCAGCTCGGCGAGGCCGGCCCGCGCCCGGTCGCCTTCGGGGTCGGCCCACGACCGTCGCACGAGCAGGTCGCCCAGCCGTCGGCGGGCGTCGGCGACGCCTCGGGGGACCTGGCGGTCGTCGGGCTGGGCGGCGGAGAGCCGCTCGAACTCGGCGGCGGCGGCGCGGATCAGGGGCTCGGCGGCGTCGCAGCGGCCGGCCTCGGCCTCGACGTCGCCGAGGGCCAGCCGCACGTTGGCGCGTTCGAGGGCGGCGGCCAGGTTGTCGGGCTGGGCCGCGGCGAGCCGGTCGAGCGTCGCGACGGCCGCCCTCAGCAAGACGCGGGCGCGGTCGGTCGCGCCGGCCTCGGCGAGGATCCGGCCGAGGAGCCCCTCGTCGGCCGCGACGCGGACCCGCCGCAAGGGGGCGTCGTCGCGGGCCAGCAGGTCCCTCCCCAGGGCGACGACCTCCTCCTGGCGCGCCAGGGCCTGGCCCATGCGGCGGGCCTGGTACGCCTGCGTCGCCGCCTGCGAGGCCGCGTCGTAGCGGCTGGCCCGATAGAAGAGGACCTCGGGATGCTCGGCGACGATCCGGTCGAGGATCGCGATCGCCCGGGCGGTCGCCGCCTCGGCCGGGGCGTCCTCGCCCAGGGCGGCCCGGCAGCGGGCGAGGCTCATGAGCGTCGCGGCCAGGTCGTGCTGGTAGAGCGGGACCGCGCCGTGGTCGCGGGTGAGCCGTTCCTGGATGGCCAACGCCTCTTCGAAGCGGGGGAGGGCGTCTCGGGTCCGCCCGGTGTCGAAGAGCGAGCCGCCCACGTTGTGGAGCGAGGAGGTGAGCCTGCGGCGGTAGCCGACGTCCTCGGGGTGCTGCGAGCAGAGCCTGCGGCGGTCGGCCAGCGAGGCCCGGTACGCCTCCAGGGCGCGGTCGCGGCGGCCGTACGCGGCGTACATGTACCCCAGGTTGTTGCGGGTGCCGGCCAGGTTGTCGAGGATCTCGGGGCTGTCGGGGTGGTCGGCGAGGACCTTCTCGCGCACGTCGATGGCGAGCCGGTAGTCGGCCTCGGACTTCTCGAAGTCGCCGGCGTCGCAGTCCATGTCGCCGAGGAAGTGCAAGACGCTGGCGCGGTCGTCGACGTCGCGGGGCTCGGCGGGGAAGTCGCGCGCCAGGCGGTTCGCCGCGTCGAGGGCCGCCGCGAGCGACGCGCGGGCGTCGGCGGTCCGGCCGGCCTCGATGAGCACCGGGGCGAGCTTGATCCGGCCGGCGACGACGATGCGCAGGCCCTCGGGGTCGTCGGGATGCTCGGCGGCCAGGCGGTCGCCGACGTCGAAGGCGCGGCGGTAGGCCGCGACGGCCTCGTCGGTCGTGCCGACCTGGGTGGTGACGTCGGCCAGGGCCAGCAGCGAGCGGCCGAGCGCGGCGCGGGCCCCGGGGTCGTCGCCCCGGCCCGACTGCAGGTCGTCGGCGAGCCGCCGGTAGAAGTCGAGCGGGGCCCGCAGGAGCGACTTGCGCAGCTCGGCCAGCTCGGGCCGCTTGAGCAGCACGTCGCCGCCGGCCCCGACGTAGTAGCGCTCGATCGCCTCCATCGCCAGCCCGAGCCGGGCGTCGGCGTCGAGCAGGTGCCGCTCGGCCCGCCGCCACTGGACGACGACGCCGACGCCGCCCAGGACGGCCGTCGCGGCCAGGGCCAGCAGCAGCGCCGCGACCGCCGGCCGGCGGCGGCACCAGAGCCAGGCCCGCCGCGCCGGGCTCGAGGGCCGGGCCAGGATCGACTCGCCCGCCCGGTACCGCCGCAGGTCCTCGGCCAGGGCGTCGGCGCTGGCGTAGCGGCCGGCGGGGTCCTTGGCCAGGCACTTCAGGCAGATCACCTCCAGGTCGCGGGGGACGCCCCGCCGCCATCGCGACGGCGGCGGGGCCTCGCCGTGGACCACCTGGAGCACCGTCTCCCACGCCGTGGCGCCCCGGAACGGGGGCCGGCCCGCCAGGAGTTCGTAGAGGATCGCCCCCAGCGCGTGGACGTCGGCCGGGACGCCGACGCTGGCGCCCCCCTTGGCCTGCTCGGGGGCCATGTAGCTGGGGGTGCCCAGCACCTGCCCGGTCTGGGTCAGGCCGCTGTCGGTCCCGACCTGCTTGGCCAGGCCGAAGTCGGTGATCTTGGGCCCGGCCGGCCGGGAGCTTCCGCTCGCCGGGCCGGCGATCAGGACGTTGGCCGGCTTGAGGTCGCGGTGGACCACGCCGCACTGGTGAGCCGCGTGGACCGCCCGGGCCAGCGTCTCGGCCAGGTCGGCGGCGTCCTCGGGGCTGCGCGGGGCCGCGGCGATCGACTCGGCCAGGGTGCCCCCCTCGACGTACTCCATCGAGAAGAACGGGCGGCCGTCGACGACGCCGACCTCGTAGATCTGGACGATGTTGGGGTGGTGCAGCCGCGCCAGGCTCTCGCCCTCGTTGCGGAACCGCAGGACGTCCTCGGGCCGGCCCCGGCCGCCGAGGACCATCTTGAGCGCGACCATGCGGTTGGCGTGCGTCTGGCGTGCGAGGTAGACGACCCCCATCCCCCCGCGCCCCAGCTCGCGCTCGATCCGATACCCCGGCGGGTCGACGGGCGTGAAGTCGCCCTCTCCGCCCCCGCCGCCGACCCAGGTCCCGATCCCCCCGCCCTGGGGCGCGTCCAGGGTCGGTCCCGACGGCGGAGCCGACCAGGACGAATCCAGGGTCGCGTCGTCGCCGAGGGTCGCCGCCGGATCGTCCTCGGGGGGGCGGCCGAGGGTCCCTTCGAGCGGCGCCTCGGCGGGGCCGCCGTCGACCGTCGGCTCCCCGTCCCGGGACGACCGCCGCTCGCGGGGCGTCCCCTGTCCTTGAGTCTCGCCCTGGGCCGAGGTCCACGCTTCCATATCGATCACCGTCGAGCGGGTGCGTTCATGGGAAAAGCCGACCTTCTCCGCGATCGGACCGGCCACGGGGACGGGGGCCTCGCGAGCACCGTCCCGACACGCCTCGCGTCCGAAAATGCGGGCGGGCGACTCCGCGGAAATTCATGAGACCATGATTCATCACAGGGTACAGGCGTCACGGAGAAAAATAAAATCAAATCATCTCGCCCGAATGGTTCGGGGGCGTCTCCGACGCCTTGATGGGACGCCTGGCCGCCCGTCGACCCTGGCGATTCCCAGGTCCAAGAGGTTTGGGCGAAATGAGGGTTATGGATGGAAACGAAGGGGTGCCGCCGATGGCCGGCCACGGCGGCCGGCGGGGGCCGACCGGATCGGTTGGCCTTGTCG
The DNA window shown above is from Paludisphaera mucosa and carries:
- a CDS encoding glycoside hydrolase family 32 protein; this encodes MPLSTLALGLSLLSACAQPPASAPDVVIGEFEAAAHAPWEASGTAFGSGPALGAKAADLEIAGVRGDGVASSEFAGDGPVGTLTSPPFQVERRFIAFVIGGGSFERDTCLDLVVDGKVVRSATGANSDLLRPCSWDVTPFLGREARVRVVDRASGDWGHVNVDHVVQTDRPERPPVVAQPLYRENHRPRFHFTARQWTVDRLNPGMREEGWLNDLNGLVYYDGEYHLFAQRWNKCWIHAVSRDLVRWTELEPAFWEEALDVGVQSGTCVVDYANSSGLSPDPATPPMVAFWTRNDNRSHGIAFSLDHGRTWKYGPRNPVLVKPERDPMVFRHKPTQKWVMIMYGEDKYHVLTSDNLLDWKDEKRPIANSFECPDFFELAVAGDPATRKWALIRGDGRYSLGSFDGSEFREETAQFESDGGPNFYATQTWGNVETGDGRRIQAAWMRGGAYPDMPFNQQVTFPRELTLRPTPAGLRLFREPVREIATLHRDERKFEARILQAGERLALDEPGDALHIKMDVAVPEGATLTLRIRGVPLVLGRRSIACKSGPQAVAGDLEAVEVLIDRTSIEAFANHGEASTSTCFLPAGDEVAFEAAGGPATIRALSVFRLEGIWDGRAAK
- a CDS encoding GNAT family N-acetyltransferase — its product is MSTTEPPPRRLLTLDDAMVDGLADLLIDCVEGDASVSFMHPLTRDRALAFWRRVARGVAAGERALLVAQDEHGPCGTVQLVLDLPENQPHRADLAKMLVHRRARRRGLGTALMRAAEAVARDCGRTLLVLDAVTGGDAARLYERLGWVRVGDVPGYALMPRGGPCSTTFYYRDLGEIVGPAAPC
- a CDS encoding serine/threonine-protein kinase, which produces MAGPIAEKVGFSHERTRSTVIDMEAWTSAQGETQGQGTPRERRSSRDGEPTVDGGPAEAPLEGTLGRPPEDDPAATLGDDATLDSSWSAPPSGPTLDAPQGGGIGTWVGGGGGEGDFTPVDPPGYRIERELGRGGMGVVYLARQTHANRMVALKMVLGGRGRPEDVLRFRNEGESLARLHHPNIVQIYEVGVVDGRPFFSMEYVEGGTLAESIAAAPRSPEDAADLAETLARAVHAAHQCGVVHRDLKPANVLIAGPASGSSRPAGPKITDFGLAKQVGTDSGLTQTGQVLGTPSYMAPEQAKGGASVGVPADVHALGAILYELLAGRPPFRGATAWETVLQVVHGEAPPPSRWRRGVPRDLEVICLKCLAKDPAGRYASADALAEDLRRYRAGESILARPSSPARRAWLWCRRRPAVAALLLALAATAVLGGVGVVVQWRRAERHLLDADARLGLAMEAIERYYVGAGGDVLLKRPELAELRKSLLRAPLDFYRRLADDLQSGRGDDPGARAALGRSLLALADVTTQVGTTDEAVAAYRRAFDVGDRLAAEHPDDPEGLRIVVAGRIKLAPVLIEAGRTADARASLAAALDAANRLARDFPAEPRDVDDRASVLHFLGDMDCDAGDFEKSEADYRLAIDVREKVLADHPDSPEILDNLAGTRNNLGYMYAAYGRRDRALEAYRASLADRRRLCSQHPEDVGYRRRLTSSLHNVGGSLFDTGRTRDALPRFEEALAIQERLTRDHGAVPLYQHDLAATLMSLARCRAALGEDAPAEAATARAIAILDRIVAEHPEVLFYRASRYDAASQAATQAYQARRMGQALARQEEVVALGRDLLARDDAPLRRVRVAADEGLLGRILAEAGATDRARVLLRAAVATLDRLAAAQPDNLAAALERANVRLALGDVEAEAGRCDAAEPLIRAAAAEFERLSAAQPDDRQVPRGVADARRRLGDLLVRRSWADPEGDRARAGLAELDRALATAGRTLEARRDATSEEDVADVLASHARALAAQEPADLAAALADWDRAIGLAPARSREALALGRAEALARGGRVAEALQIADAARPTTPEDLAALARVYARSDAGRADRAIAALREAAARPESADGVRLAAALDDPAFAPLRHRPDFRALRAELAARTLPDDLFAAP
- a CDS encoding helix-turn-helix domain-containing protein; protein product: MEDVASHLNRRIADRVRELRAASGLSLDGLAAKSGVSRSTISLVERGETSPTAVVLEKLAGGLGVMLASLFDAPAAAARSSGGPLARREDQPQWRDPASGYLRRNVSPPGAPQPMQIVEVHFPPGGRVAFENGGRDAIVHQQVWLLEGAMDVSVGDERYRLREGDCLAMQLDRPTMFHNPTREPARYAVVIASQPPAKP